The Peribacillus simplex genome contains a region encoding:
- a CDS encoding (Fe-S)-binding protein has protein sequence MKVTLFATCLVDLFQSNVGKATVELLERLGCEIDFPESQICCGQPAYNSGYTKESKEAMKKMIKTFADAEYIVTPSGSCAAMFKEYPVLFKGDAEWEKRAESLAAKTYELTQFIVDVLKVTDVGATLKGKATYHTSCHMTRLLKVKEAPAILLSHVRGLEMTPLPDAQNCCGFGGTFSVKMGDISGQMVEEKVCNIEATGADFLIGGDAGCLMNIGGRIQRKGQPVKVLHIAEVLNSI, from the coding sequence ATGAAAGTCACTCTCTTTGCAACATGTTTAGTGGATTTGTTTCAATCCAACGTCGGCAAAGCGACAGTGGAGCTACTCGAGCGATTAGGCTGTGAGATCGATTTCCCGGAGTCCCAGATATGCTGCGGACAGCCCGCATATAATAGCGGGTATACGAAGGAATCTAAGGAAGCCATGAAAAAGATGATCAAAACGTTCGCCGATGCTGAATACATCGTAACCCCTTCCGGTTCCTGTGCAGCGATGTTCAAAGAATATCCGGTCCTTTTCAAAGGCGATGCCGAATGGGAAAAGAGGGCGGAATCATTAGCGGCCAAAACATATGAATTGACCCAATTCATCGTGGATGTCTTAAAAGTGACCGATGTCGGGGCGACCCTTAAGGGAAAGGCCACTTATCATACTTCATGCCATATGACACGGCTGCTTAAGGTGAAGGAAGCACCTGCCATTTTGTTAAGCCATGTCAGGGGACTGGAAATGACACCACTCCCGGATGCCCAAAACTGCTGCGGGTTCGGGGGGACCTTTTCGGTTAAGATGGGGGACATTTCCGGGCAAATGGTCGAGGAGAAAGTCTGCAATATTGAAGCTACCGGTGCCGATTTTTTAATTGGCGGGGATGCCGGATGTTTGATGAATATCGGCGGACGGATCCAAAGGAAGGGGCAACCGGTGAAAGTGCTTCACATTGCGGAAGTCCTGAATAGTATTTAA
- a CDS encoding LutB/LldF family L-lactate oxidation iron-sulfur protein, producing the protein MAMKTSSAKFKDRVDEGIHNDFMRLAVSSAQERLHGRRLTAVDELGSWEDWRSLGEEIRQHVLSNLDFYLHQLAENVSKRGGHVFFAETAEEASGYIKDVIVKKNAKKVVKSKSMVTEEINLNATLEAVGLDVVETDLGEYILQVDDHDPPSHIVAPALHKNKEQIRDVFKEKLAYTQTEKPEELTAHVRGILRKDFLSADVGITGCNFAIAETGSIGLVTNEGNADLVTALPKTQITVMGMERLVPTFDEFEVLVSLLTRSAVGQRLTSYITALTGPRDDGDVDGPEEFHLVIVDNGRSSILGTEFQSVLQCIRCAACINVCPVYRQVGGHSYGSIYPGPIGAVLSPLLGGYDDFKELPYASTLCAACTDACPVKIPLHDLLRKHREVIVEKEKMAPFSEKMAMKAFGIGAASPMLYKFGSKMAPSAMSPFKTGDIISKGPGPLKTWTESREFPAPGKESFRDWFKNREKGGKPS; encoded by the coding sequence ATGGCTATGAAAACCAGCTCTGCCAAGTTTAAAGACCGGGTGGATGAAGGAATACATAATGATTTTATGCGATTGGCCGTATCGAGTGCCCAAGAACGATTACACGGACGGCGACTGACTGCCGTTGATGAATTGGGAAGCTGGGAGGATTGGCGTTCCCTTGGGGAAGAAATTCGGCAGCATGTGCTTAGTAATCTTGATTTCTATTTGCACCAGCTTGCAGAAAACGTTTCGAAAAGGGGCGGTCATGTCTTCTTCGCTGAAACCGCTGAAGAAGCAAGCGGATACATCAAGGATGTCATTGTAAAAAAGAACGCCAAAAAAGTCGTGAAATCCAAATCGATGGTCACGGAAGAGATCAATTTGAATGCAACTCTTGAAGCAGTTGGCCTTGATGTCGTTGAAACGGACCTTGGGGAATACATTTTACAAGTGGATGATCATGATCCCCCTTCCCATATCGTCGCACCTGCTCTCCATAAAAATAAGGAGCAGATTAGGGATGTTTTTAAAGAAAAGCTTGCATATACGCAAACCGAAAAACCGGAAGAGCTTACCGCCCATGTGCGGGGCATTCTGCGGAAAGATTTCTTAAGCGCCGATGTGGGCATTACCGGCTGTAATTTTGCCATTGCGGAAACGGGCTCGATCGGTTTGGTGACGAATGAAGGAAATGCCGATTTGGTCACGGCCCTCCCAAAAACGCAAATCACCGTGATGGGAATGGAACGGCTTGTGCCTACATTCGATGAATTCGAAGTCCTTGTCAGCTTATTGACAAGAAGCGCTGTAGGCCAAAGGCTGACCAGTTACATCACCGCACTTACCGGGCCTCGAGATGATGGCGATGTAGACGGACCCGAGGAATTTCACCTTGTGATCGTAGATAATGGACGCTCCTCCATTTTAGGAACTGAGTTTCAATCCGTTCTTCAATGCATTCGATGTGCTGCCTGTATAAATGTCTGCCCGGTTTATCGCCAGGTTGGCGGTCATTCATATGGTTCCATATATCCGGGTCCAATCGGTGCCGTGCTGTCTCCCTTACTCGGGGGGTATGATGATTTCAAGGAGCTGCCATATGCCTCCACTCTTTGTGCAGCCTGTACTGATGCCTGTCCGGTCAAGATTCCTCTCCATGATTTACTGAGGAAGCATCGTGAGGTCATCGTTGAAAAGGAAAAAATGGCGCCATTTTCAGAAAAGATGGCCATGAAAGCCTTTGGAATCGGTGCGGCCTCGCCTATGCTTTATAAGTTCGGCTCCAAAATGGCCCCATCCGCGATGTCTCCTTTTAAAACGGGGGATATCATCTCGAAAGGACCGGGACCACTCAAAACTTGGACAGAAAGCCGCGAGTTCCCTGCTCCAGGGAAAGAGAGCTTTCGGGACTGGTTCAAAAATCGGGAAAAAGGAGGGAAACCATCATGA
- a CDS encoding LutC/YkgG family protein — MMNGTIHNEGTFLNNIAKNLGRAPITEGISVPEWKHAPQKEVLKHATPNDLVAELEEQCKRVHTQFHVTDSKQVMHCLKQVIEELGNGPLIIPKDDRFSNYGLDGILKEKDVHIWDHQAGKENIEKAENANIGITFSEMTLAESATVVLFSDKDHGRSISFLPSCHVSIIPKSTIVPRMTQAAAAIRSKVTRGEVVPSCINFITGPSNSADIEMDLVVGVHGPIKAVYIIVEDK, encoded by the coding sequence ATCATGAATGGAACCATCCATAATGAAGGGACTTTTTTAAACAATATAGCCAAAAACCTGGGAAGGGCTCCTATTACGGAAGGCATCTCCGTTCCGGAATGGAAGCACGCCCCCCAAAAAGAAGTTTTGAAACATGCGACACCAAATGATCTTGTCGCGGAATTGGAGGAACAATGTAAACGGGTGCATACTCAGTTTCACGTCACCGACTCCAAGCAAGTGATGCATTGTTTAAAACAGGTGATCGAGGAGCTTGGAAACGGCCCCTTGATCATCCCTAAGGACGATCGATTTTCCAACTATGGATTGGATGGTATCTTAAAGGAAAAAGATGTCCATATATGGGATCACCAAGCCGGGAAAGAAAATATCGAAAAAGCAGAAAATGCTAACATCGGAATCACATTCAGTGAGATGACACTAGCAGAATCTGCGACCGTCGTCTTGTTCAGCGACAAGGACCATGGCAGGTCCATCAGCTTCCTTCCTTCCTGCCATGTTTCCATCATTCCAAAAAGCACCATCGTTCCGCGGATGACACAGGCTGCTGCGGCCATCCGTTCAAAAGTTACCCGGGGCGAAGTCGTTCCTTCCTGCATCAACTTCATAACAGGGCCGAGCAATTCGGCTGATATCGAAATGGACCTTGTCGTCGGCGTCCATGGTCCCATCAAAGCGGTCTATATAATCGTCGAAGATAAGTAG
- a CDS encoding M42 family metallopeptidase encodes MAQLDETLRMLADLTDAKGIAGNESEVRKVMTEYITPFADEISTDGLGSLIAKKTGDENGPKIVVTGHMDEVGFMITQIDDKGFLRFQPVGGWWSQVMLAQRVTIVTSKGDLTGIIGSKPPHILSAEARKKPIDIKDMFIDIGASSKEEVKEWGVKPGDMVVPYFEFTVMNNEKMLLAKAWDNRIGCAIAIDVLKQLKDSDHPNVVYGIGAVQEEVGLRGSKTSTFKIQPDIGFAVDVGIAGDTPGISEKEAMSKMGEGPQIVIYDSSMVAHKGLRDFVTDTADEMNIPYQYESIPGGGTDAGSIHLTANGVPALAITIATRYIHSHAAMLHRDDYENAVKLIVEVIKRLDREAVDRIIYE; translated from the coding sequence ATGGCTCAATTGGATGAAACGTTAAGGATGCTTGCTGACTTAACGGATGCTAAAGGAATTGCAGGAAATGAAAGTGAAGTAAGAAAAGTGATGACCGAATACATAACACCATTTGCGGATGAAATATCGACAGATGGCCTGGGAAGTTTGATTGCCAAGAAAACGGGTGATGAAAACGGACCGAAAATCGTCGTTACAGGGCATATGGACGAAGTCGGTTTCATGATCACCCAAATTGATGATAAAGGATTTTTGCGTTTTCAGCCGGTAGGTGGTTGGTGGTCACAGGTAATGCTGGCCCAGCGCGTGACGATCGTTACAAGTAAAGGTGATCTAACTGGGATTATCGGTTCCAAGCCGCCGCATATCCTGTCAGCGGAGGCGCGGAAGAAACCGATTGATATTAAGGATATGTTTATTGATATCGGTGCATCCAGCAAAGAAGAGGTTAAGGAATGGGGCGTCAAGCCAGGGGATATGGTTGTGCCATATTTTGAATTCACGGTCATGAATAATGAAAAGATGCTGCTGGCCAAAGCCTGGGACAATCGAATTGGCTGTGCAATCGCCATTGATGTGCTTAAACAGCTGAAAGACAGCGACCACCCAAATGTAGTTTATGGAATTGGCGCTGTGCAAGAAGAGGTCGGCTTGCGTGGCTCCAAAACATCCACATTCAAAATTCAGCCGGATATCGGTTTTGCCGTCGATGTCGGCATTGCTGGTGATACACCGGGGATTTCCGAAAAAGAAGCGATGAGTAAGATGGGGGAAGGCCCGCAAATCGTCATCTATGACTCATCGATGGTGGCACATAAGGGATTACGCGATTTTGTCACCGACACGGCAGATGAAATGAATATTCCTTATCAATATGAATCGATTCCAGGCGGCGGGACGGATGCCGGCTCCATCCATTTAACGGCAAATGGTGTTCCGGCACTGGCAATCACGATTGCCACACGCTACATTCATTCACACGCAGCAATGCTCCACCGGGATGATTATGAGAATGCGGTTAAGCTCATTGTCGAGGTGATCAAACGCCTCGATCGTGAAGCGGTTGATCGGATCATTTACGAGTAA
- a CDS encoding dUTP diphosphatase — protein sequence MNIGKLMDMQAALDEHIQSKHDLGAEDLVERKILALLVELGELANETRCFKFWSLKGPSDKETILAEYVDGIHFILSLGIERGFVPEVPSALKVDQEDLTLQFTAIYGYISEFRTQLTEASFQKVFAAYLHLGELLGFSAVDVEKAYVSKNEVNYERQKQGY from the coding sequence ATGAACATAGGTAAATTAATGGATATGCAGGCAGCCTTGGACGAGCATATACAATCCAAGCATGATTTGGGTGCTGAAGATTTAGTGGAACGAAAGATACTTGCTCTTTTAGTGGAGCTTGGAGAGCTTGCCAATGAAACTAGATGTTTTAAATTCTGGAGTCTTAAAGGCCCATCTGATAAAGAAACGATTTTGGCTGAATACGTGGATGGCATTCATTTCATTTTATCACTCGGGATCGAACGGGGATTTGTACCGGAAGTTCCATCCGCCCTCAAGGTGGATCAGGAGGATTTGACGCTTCAATTTACGGCTATTTACGGATATATAAGTGAATTTCGCACACAGCTGACAGAGGCATCTTTCCAAAAGGTTTTTGCTGCGTATTTACATTTAGGGGAGTTGCTTGGATTTTCAGCAGTGGATGTGGAAAAAGCATATGTAAGCAAAAATGAAGTGAACTATGAAAGGCAAAAGCAAGGCTACTGA
- a CDS encoding sigma-w pathway protein ysdB, translating to MVLIMRFILLALIIFLIYTVIKYLFNPKRKLELAHEQKKFFLLDDTANIRKNFLLTYNGVMFEGEKYLGTTDRSFEVISIFIWPKKMAGLKGLKRNDFLKIEAAIKKQYPDAVIDWKSPVKEFLQK from the coding sequence ATGGTATTGATCATGCGGTTCATTCTTTTGGCTCTCATCATTTTCTTAATATATACAGTCATCAAATACCTATTTAATCCGAAAAGAAAATTAGAACTGGCACATGAACAGAAAAAGTTCTTTCTGCTCGACGATACAGCCAATATACGAAAGAATTTTTTATTGACGTACAATGGGGTGATGTTTGAAGGGGAAAAGTATCTAGGGACGACGGATCGCTCCTTCGAGGTCATCTCCATCTTCATATGGCCTAAAAAAATGGCCGGCCTGAAAGGCTTGAAGCGAAATGACTTCTTAAAAATCGAGGCAGCCATTAAAAAACAATATCCGGATGCCGTCATTGATTGGAAGAGCCCGGTTAAGGAGTTTTTACAAAAATGA
- a CDS encoding TVP38/TMEM64 family protein, with product MNDKLTLVISYVQSGSVFAPLIFITFHLLRQFLFIPVIVVCMSGGVLFGAAFGTIYSVIGLTLSSMAFYFVIGKFPKTKDRLLRLKNKLFGNRKLNSRQIAVLRLIPFIHFYLLSLCLLESNKGLKNYFYLSFMTNLPVAFVYTVFGHYIADFSPTLIVIILLSLTLLIYLLREKQTVVPWKEFFRADD from the coding sequence ATGAATGATAAACTGACACTTGTGATAAGCTACGTTCAATCTGGAAGCGTGTTTGCACCGTTGATTTTTATCACTTTTCATTTATTAAGGCAATTTTTATTCATTCCCGTCATTGTGGTTTGCATGTCTGGCGGAGTATTATTCGGGGCAGCTTTTGGAACCATCTATTCGGTAATCGGTTTGACGTTGTCCAGTATGGCCTTTTATTTCGTGATAGGCAAATTTCCGAAAACAAAGGATAGGCTGCTGCGGCTTAAGAATAAGCTGTTTGGAAATCGAAAGCTAAATAGCCGGCAAATTGCTGTACTGAGGCTAATACCATTCATACACTTTTACTTACTGTCGCTTTGCTTATTAGAGTCCAATAAAGGACTGAAAAATTATTTTTATCTATCCTTCATGACCAATCTCCCTGTAGCATTCGTATACACGGTTTTTGGCCACTATATTGCAGATTTCAGTCCAACGCTGATCGTCATCATTTTATTATCCTTAACCTTATTGATCTATTTATTGAGAGAGAAGCAGACGGTCGTCCCTTGGAAGGAATTTTTTCGTGCAGATGATTAA
- a CDS encoding DUF1294 domain-containing protein: MQGVWFIAAYMIITNIIGFALMGIDKRKARNGEYRISERTLWFWAVIGGGTGSFLGMKKFRHKTKHAAFKWGLPILMILQIAVLIKIFIQL; encoded by the coding sequence ATGCAAGGAGTATGGTTCATTGCTGCTTATATGATCATCACGAACATCATCGGATTTGCTCTAATGGGAATCGACAAGAGGAAAGCGCGTAATGGGGAGTACCGGATCAGCGAGAGGACACTTTGGTTTTGGGCGGTCATAGGCGGAGGGACTGGGTCCTTTTTGGGGATGAAGAAATTCCGCCATAAGACGAAGCATGCCGCTTTTAAGTGGGGCCTGCCCATATTGATGATTCTTCAGATAGCCGTATTGATCAAGATATTCATTCAATTGTAA
- the rplT gene encoding 50S ribosomal protein L20 — protein MPRVKGGTVTRKRRKKVIKLAKGYYGAKHILFKVANQQVMKSGNYAFRDRRQKKRDFRKLWITRINAAARINGLSYSRLMHGLKLAGIEVNRKMLADLAVADEQAFAQLATAAKQQLDK, from the coding sequence ATGCCACGTGTAAAAGGCGGTACTGTTACTCGCAAACGTCGTAAAAAGGTAATAAAATTAGCTAAAGGTTACTATGGCGCGAAACATATTCTTTTCAAAGTAGCTAACCAACAAGTAATGAAGTCAGGAAACTATGCTTTCCGTGACCGTCGTCAAAAGAAACGTGATTTCCGCAAACTTTGGATCACTCGTATCAACGCTGCAGCACGCATCAACGGTCTTTCTTACAGCCGTTTAATGCATGGTCTAAAGCTTGCTGGTATCGAAGTGAACCGCAAAATGCTTGCTGATCTTGCTGTTGCTGACGAACAAGCTTTTGCTCAATTAGCAACTGCTGCTAAACAACAATTAGACAAATAA
- the rpmI gene encoding 50S ribosomal protein L35 — translation MPKMKTHRGSAKRFKKTGSGKLKRSNAYTSHLFANKSTKQKRKLRKASLVSKGDFKRIRHMLDNIK, via the coding sequence ATGCCTAAAATGAAAACTCACCGCGGATCTGCTAAACGTTTCAAAAAGACTGGATCCGGCAAACTTAAGCGTTCTAACGCTTACACAAGCCATTTATTTGCTAACAAATCTACTAAGCAAAAGCGTAAGCTTCGCAAAGCTAGCCTTGTAAGCAAAGGTGACTTCAAACGTATTCGTCATATGCTAGACAACATTAAATAA
- the infC gene encoding translation initiation factor IF-3: MVNEGIRAREVRLIDQNGEQLGIKTKFEALEIAARVNLDLVLVAANAKPPVARIMDYGKHRFEQQKKDKEARKNQKVISLKEVRLSPTIEEHDFNTKLRNGIKFLEKGDKVKASIRFKGRAITHKEIGQRVLVRFSEACKEVATIEQHPKMDGRSMFIILAPKNEK; this comes from the coding sequence ATGGTAAACGAGGGCATCCGAGCCCGTGAAGTTCGTCTTATTGACCAAAACGGAGAACAACTTGGAATTAAAACGAAATTCGAAGCATTGGAAATTGCCGCTCGTGTAAATCTTGATCTAGTTTTAGTTGCTGCAAATGCAAAGCCTCCGGTAGCCCGGATCATGGACTACGGAAAACACCGCTTCGAGCAGCAAAAGAAAGACAAGGAAGCACGTAAAAATCAAAAAGTCATCAGTCTGAAAGAGGTTCGTTTGAGCCCGACGATTGAAGAGCATGATTTCAATACGAAGCTTCGCAACGGTATTAAATTCCTTGAAAAAGGCGATAAAGTAAAAGCTTCTATCCGATTCAAAGGACGTGCCATTACGCATAAGGAAATTGGTCAGCGTGTACTCGTTCGTTTTTCTGAAGCATGTAAAGAAGTGGCTACAATCGAGCAACACCCAAAAATGGACGGGCGCAGCATGTTCATTATCTTAGCACCGAAAAACGAAAAGTAA
- a CDS encoding GNAT family N-acetyltransferase: MEIRKALRKDADNLAALFNHVEDSGYMLFNPGERKATGKQMEKQMEQIEKNPLSVFFVAASGHELNGYLILLGNQMGRTRHSAKIVIGINEQDRGKGIGTKLFQKMEEHARTNEIRRLELSVIANNAPALSLYRKMGFEKEGIKRESLFFDGKYHDEYFLSKLL, from the coding sequence ATGGAGATTAGAAAGGCTTTAAGGAAAGACGCGGATAACCTGGCTGCTCTGTTCAATCATGTCGAAGATTCCGGGTATATGCTGTTCAACCCTGGGGAAAGAAAAGCGACGGGGAAACAAATGGAAAAGCAAATGGAGCAAATCGAAAAAAATCCCCTTTCCGTTTTCTTCGTTGCTGCTAGCGGCCATGAGTTGAATGGTTACCTAATTTTATTGGGCAATCAAATGGGCCGAACGCGGCATTCCGCCAAAATCGTCATCGGCATCAATGAACAGGACAGAGGAAAAGGCATCGGTACGAAGCTATTTCAGAAAATGGAGGAGCATGCACGGACAAACGAAATACGGCGCCTGGAATTGTCCGTGATCGCAAACAACGCCCCTGCGCTTTCCTTATATCGGAAGATGGGTTTTGAAAAGGAAGGAATAAAGCGGGAATCACTGTTTTTTGATGGAAAGTATCATGACGAATATTTTTTGTCCAAATTACTTTAA
- the thrS gene encoding threonine--tRNA ligase, whose amino-acid sequence MSELLKISFPDGAVKEFAKGTTTEDIAASISPGLRKKSIAGKFNGELYDLKRPIEQDGTIEIVTQDAADALEVLRHSTAHLMAQAIKRLYKNAKFGVGPVIEGGFYYDMDLEESLTPEDLPLIEKEMKKIVNENLEISRIEVSRDEAISRFKEIGDEYKLELIDAIPADQQVTLYEQGEFFDLCRGIHVPSTGKIKEFKLLSIAGAYWRGDSKNKMLQRIYGTAFYKKEDLAEHLRFLEEAKERDHRKIGKELNLFMSSQKVGQGLPMWLPKGATIRRTIERYIVDKEERLGYDHVYTPVMGSVDLYKTSGHWDHYQDGMFPVMEMENEQLVLRPMNCPHHMMVYKNSIHSYRELPIRIAELGLMHRYEMSGALSGLQRVRGMTLNDAHIFVRPDQIKEEFKRVVNLVLEVYKDFDIKDYSFRLSYRDPQDTEKYFDDDDMWEKAQSMLKGAMDELGLDYFEAEGEAAFYGPKLDVQVRTALGKDETLSTVQLDFLLPERFDLNYVGEDGKQHRPVVIHRGVVSTMERFVAYLIEEYKGAFPTWLAPIQAQVIPVSPEVHLDYAKEVQEKLKAQGIRVDLDTRDEKIGYKIREAQMQKIPYMLVVGDNEVKEGSVNVRKYGEQKSETIAFEDFVSAIKAEVSR is encoded by the coding sequence ATGTCAGAATTACTGAAAATATCTTTTCCTGACGGAGCGGTTAAGGAATTTGCTAAAGGCACAACAACTGAAGACATCGCTGCATCCATCAGTCCTGGTTTAAGGAAAAAATCCATTGCCGGAAAATTCAATGGTGAATTATATGATTTGAAACGTCCGATTGAACAAGATGGTACAATCGAAATCGTCACACAGGACGCAGCGGATGCTCTTGAAGTATTGCGTCACAGTACAGCACACTTGATGGCACAAGCGATCAAACGTTTGTACAAAAACGCCAAATTCGGCGTAGGTCCGGTCATCGAGGGCGGCTTTTACTATGATATGGATCTGGAGGAATCATTGACTCCCGAAGACCTTCCATTGATTGAAAAAGAAATGAAGAAAATCGTCAACGAAAACTTGGAAATTTCCCGCATCGAAGTGAGTCGTGATGAAGCGATTTCCCGTTTTAAGGAAATCGGCGATGAGTATAAATTGGAATTGATCGATGCGATTCCTGCCGATCAGCAGGTAACGCTTTATGAGCAAGGTGAATTCTTTGACCTTTGCCGAGGAATTCATGTTCCATCAACCGGGAAAATCAAAGAGTTCAAGCTATTGAGCATCGCTGGAGCTTACTGGAGAGGCGATAGCAAAAACAAAATGCTTCAACGGATTTACGGTACGGCTTTCTATAAAAAAGAAGATTTGGCCGAACACCTGCGTTTCCTTGAAGAAGCCAAGGAACGTGACCATCGTAAAATCGGCAAAGAATTGAACTTGTTCATGAGCTCACAGAAAGTGGGACAAGGGCTGCCGATGTGGTTGCCAAAAGGCGCGACCATCCGTCGGACAATCGAAAGATATATCGTGGACAAGGAAGAACGTCTGGGTTATGACCATGTCTACACACCTGTAATGGGAAGCGTGGACCTTTATAAAACATCTGGACACTGGGATCATTACCAGGACGGCATGTTCCCTGTCATGGAGATGGAAAACGAACAGCTTGTCCTGCGTCCGATGAACTGTCCGCATCACATGATGGTCTATAAAAACAGTATCCACAGCTACCGCGAACTGCCAATTCGGATTGCCGAGCTAGGCTTGATGCACCGCTATGAAATGTCAGGTGCCCTTTCAGGCCTTCAGCGTGTACGTGGAATGACATTGAATGATGCGCACATTTTCGTCCGTCCCGACCAAATCAAGGAAGAGTTCAAGCGCGTTGTGAACCTGGTTCTGGAAGTATATAAAGATTTCGATATCAAGGATTATTCATTCCGACTGTCTTATCGCGATCCTCAGGATACAGAGAAATACTTCGATGATGATGACATGTGGGAAAAAGCACAAAGTATGTTAAAAGGCGCCATGGACGAACTTGGCCTGGATTACTTTGAAGCGGAAGGTGAAGCGGCATTCTACGGTCCTAAGCTTGATGTTCAGGTGCGTACTGCCTTAGGGAAAGATGAAACGCTTTCCACTGTCCAGCTTGATTTCTTGCTTCCTGAACGTTTTGATCTTAATTACGTCGGTGAGGACGGCAAGCAGCACCGTCCGGTTGTTATCCATCGCGGCGTCGTTTCCACAATGGAGCGTTTTGTCGCTTACTTGATCGAAGAATACAAGGGGGCATTCCCGACTTGGCTTGCACCTATCCAAGCACAAGTGATCCCGGTCTCACCTGAAGTGCACTTGGATTATGCGAAAGAAGTACAGGAAAAACTTAAAGCGCAAGGCATTCGTGTCGACCTGGATACACGCGACGAAAAAATCGGTTACAAAATCCGTGAAGCGCAAATGCAAAAAATCCCGTACATGCTCGTTGTTGGAGACAATGAGGTCAAAGAAGGCAGCGTGAATGTACGTAAATACGGTGAACAAAAATCCGAAACGATCGCTTTTGAAGATTTCGTTTCAGCTATTAAGGCGGAAGTAAGCCGTTAA
- the ytxC gene encoding sporulation protein YtxC, with product MQISFQNDSEALKLLNFVSAHPLGAELQAYIRFLPQHGMHVDMTKSSGDKWLILLRDAFHSFLLEEKTLPVLEQIIVGKFFYREREEIEAIIEIASSIIEVERARNQEGAFSTEKRLIEEGLQSILAGKVSFSFDSFTTFRLKSFQHTLEKYVLKAIDEYKLEQDYQNFIATLRDCLHGQESKLRKLHLVNRDGFHFYDQKFSKLDRPKINSMIDRRLLAKSSLFLDTVILAPLLSIAPENLCIYTDDKEEGLIQTISRIFEERATILPLSSFSMHLNDLSWKNEN from the coding sequence GTGCAAATTTCGTTTCAAAACGATTCAGAGGCATTGAAGTTACTGAATTTCGTTTCTGCCCATCCACTCGGGGCAGAACTTCAAGCATACATTCGATTTCTTCCGCAACATGGCATGCATGTGGATATGACGAAGTCTTCAGGTGATAAATGGCTAATTCTGCTTCGTGATGCATTTCATTCTTTTTTATTGGAAGAAAAGACGCTTCCTGTTCTGGAGCAAATAATAGTCGGTAAATTTTTTTATAGGGAACGGGAAGAAATTGAAGCCATCATTGAAATTGCATCATCGATCATCGAGGTGGAAAGAGCCAGGAATCAAGAAGGAGCATTCAGTACGGAGAAACGATTGATTGAGGAAGGGCTTCAAAGCATCTTGGCTGGAAAGGTATCTTTTTCATTCGATTCTTTTACGACCTTCCGTTTAAAATCATTTCAGCACACTTTGGAAAAGTATGTCCTTAAGGCGATTGATGAATACAAGCTGGAGCAGGACTATCAAAATTTCATTGCCACTCTCCGTGATTGCCTTCATGGGCAGGAGTCGAAATTAAGAAAGCTTCACCTGGTCAACCGGGATGGTTTTCATTTCTATGATCAAAAATTCAGCAAACTCGACCGTCCAAAAATCAATAGTATGATCGACAGGAGGCTTCTTGCCAAAAGTTCACTTTTTCTCGATACGGTGATACTTGCCCCGCTTTTATCGATTGCTCCCGAAAACTTGTGCATCTATACCGATGACAAGGAAGAGGGGTTGATCCAGACCATTTCAAGGATTTTCGAAGAACGGGCGACCATCTTGCCACTTTCGTCATTTTCAATGCATTTGAATGACCTTTCGTGGAAAAATGAAAATTAA